TTTAATTCTCCATAACGATTTATCTTACAAGTGACCATATCTAAGGCAAATCCCGGTAACTCAATTGAACCAGTTGCATAAACATTTAACGAATCATCTTCAACAACAGACCTGACCCAATTTTTATTTGTACCCGAGTTTAGCGGATGCACATAAGCCCACAAAGTATCCCCCTGTATATTGACCCTTGTCACATTGTAGCCAAACGCGCGGTTGCCAAAGACAACATCGCCCGTTCGCGAAATGTAGTTGAAGTCAATCTCGTATCCTGAATAGGGTTTTTCGTACTGTGCCGTTATGTTCCCGTCAAAATCAACCAACGTGTTCACAAAATACTTGCTGTCAGGCTTGTATTGTGTTGAAAGCAATTGGATATGTTCCTGTTGAATGCGCAGGTTCTGCGGGCGGAAAACGCCGGAAATTTTTGTTCTCCATATCACGCTGCCGTCGGAGGTGTCAACCGCCTGCACAAACAGGAAGTTTTCGGCGGGGTCGGTTTCGTGAAGATTCATTCCCAGCGTGAGCAGCCTGCCGTTGAGGGTGTCCATTTCGGAGTAGTAAAGGTAACTGTCGCCTGATTGGTCAAGGCCATAGTTAGCCTCCCACTGTTTCGTGCCGTCCGGGGCGTATTTTATCAGCGCCGCATCAGCATCGTAGCCCGGCAAGCCGCCGTCGTACCACTGGCCCACGTATGCGTTGCCCAGGCTGTCCACCGTGAAACTGCCGTACAAGATACCTATGATGCCTACCTGAGAGTGTCGCTTCCAAAGCACATTGCCCAGCGTGTCGTACTTGACAAGGGTAAAACCGCCGAAAGGGCTTTCGTCGGTTTGGTTGGTGAGCATATAGGTGTTCTGGAATTTATCGAGCGAGATGGTTGGTCCTTTTATGTTCATGGATTTCACGTATTCCGCTGCTTGCCACAGTTGGACGGGTTGATTTTGAGCGGACAGGGACGCCAACAAAACAGAACAAAAAAAGAAGATACTGAACAATTTCATAGTTTTCAGTTTTTGCAAAACCAGAGCGGGCATCGGTCGCAGGAGACGAATACCCGCTCTGAAAATTAGAATTTTATTGTTTGCTCACTCGGACGGCGTGGACGGATTCCCCGTCAAACACAGAGATGTTCAGCACGCCCACAGGAAGGCGGGCAAAGTCGCTGAGGCTGACGACGTTGCGCCCTTTGACAAAACTTTGCGCGACGGTCTGCAGCAAGCGACCCTGCATATCGTGCACGAGCAGGTTGCCGTCGAAATCACGCTCCGCGTCGAACAGCACGGTCAAGCGGTCGCTCGCGGGGTTGGGCAGGCAGAAGATTTTTTGCCCGCTCGTCGGCCTGTTGTCTGCCGATTGTCCGTTGCCGCGCTCTCCGCCGCCCAGGTTGTTGACGCTGATTTCGAGGCTGGCGCTGCTCACGCAGCCCCCCTCTGCCGTGAGGAAATAGGTTTCCAGAATGGACTTGTCCAAGGTCAGCGCCTGACTCAGGTCTGCGATGTTCTCCTTCGCTCGCAGGGTGACTTTGAACAGCGAGCCACCGTCAGCCAAAGTCTGAGGGGCAAGGTTGTCGCGCATCCAGACGGCCTTGATGCCTTCCTCGACTTGGTTGAGGTCGCCGGGCGCGGTCTCCGTTGTGGCAAAGTCGCCAATGGAGCCGTTGGCTTTGCCGATGAACTCAAAATCTTCTTTGGGGGCTTTGATGCCCGTCTGGAACGCTGCGACGGACTGAAAGCCATAGCCTTTTACATTCAACTCTATGATGTCTCCCTGCGCCACCGAAACATTTGGGACGAGCAGGGCAATGTCGCCCGGGCAGTCCTCCGCCAACTCGTCGGGGGCCACCGGGCCGCAGATGTTGCCGAGTTTCACGGCGTCGAACCCGTTGCGGACGGTGCCGGACCTCATCAGGAAAGGCCATGTGGGCTCGCAGTATTGTGTGGGCGGCACGGCGGGGCCGCCCATGGCGGGAGGGACGGTCAGGAACGGGTTGTCGTAGCCGACCCCATCAAAATCGGGCTGTAGCCCGCCGCCTATGACGTTTTGCGTCACCACTTCCGGGATGAACCGCCACGGCTGCTCGTAGGCGGACAAAGTCGTGTCGAGGCCCAATATCAATCTTCTGAACAATACGATGTCGAAGGTCGTGACTGAGTTGCTTTTATTGGCATCTGCGGCCAAAAGTTTGTACCCATCAAGCGTGTCCTGCCCAAGAATATGCTTTTGAATGCAAACGAGGTCAAATGTGGTCAAGCCGCTCAGCCAGTTGTCGTCCAACTTGGTCACGTCGCTGGTGCGGAAGCGCTTCACATCGGCCCTCACTTGCACGCTAAAGGTGGACAGGGACAGTTTGCCGCTGAAATCGCCGCTCGCGCTCACGATGGTTTGCGTGTAGTCGGCAGGGTCTGCGATGGGAGAGATGCGCAATCGAACGCGGTCAAGCCCCGTGCTCGTGCCCTCAATCTCCACACGGTCAATGAGGTTGCCGCAGAGTTGTTCCTGATAGTAGTCGTTGAGGAAGAAATTGGCGATTAGGTCAGCGCGACCCACTTGACCGGGCGTGAAGTTCTGGCGGCAAGAGCCGGTGTATGACATGATGTTGCGGGCCAGCACGTTCAGGGTGTCCACAATCAAGTCGAAGTTGTAGTCGCGATAGTCGCCCGTGTAGGTACAGTTTGTGTAGTCCCAAGAGCAGCCGTTGACGCAGGGGGTGTTGGGGTCGCCGTCCAAACATCCCGCGATGGTGGCGGACGAAGGGTAAAACACCGCGCGCTGGGGATTGCTGTCACAGCCGGGCGGGGTGTCAACAACGCGGTCGCCTGCAAAACTACCGTTAGGAGCAAATTCTTTGTTCGGGTCTGATTCTGTAATCATTATTTCTCGCCCTCCTTGCGCTTCAGGATGGTCTTGCTGGCCGGGAACCACGGGCACTGAGTATGTCATCTCTGGTGAAAAAGTGTGCAACAGGCCAAGCGTGTGGCCGAGTTCGTGGAAGCCCGTGGCATCCGAAGTGCCTGCGATGCCAGAGGGCATCCAAACGGCCTTAGGCTCTGGGTGCCACGGGAAAGTTGCCGACGCTGGCTGCCCGGGCTTGTTGTAGATGTAGAGGTTGAGGTAGTTGCGGTTGTAGGAGTACGCCTCCGGGGGCAATGAGCCGTTGTACAACTGGTCAACGTCAATGTAGTTGATGGGGCCGCAGCGAAAGAAGTGAAAGATGTTGGGGCCGCCCGCCATTTTGGCGTTCATGTTGGACAGGAAAGCGTCAATGAACGCGTCGTCGTAGGTGATGCCCCACCCGCTGCCGTCGCTCTTGCGGAACACGGTGACGCGCACGGGGATTTCCCAGGTGAGCGGCCCCGACGAGGCGTTCGCGGTGCTGTTCATTTCTGCCTCAAACGCGGCCATCTCCGCCTCGGTGGGCGGAGGTGTGGCGCATGGGGTGTACTGGGCGCGAAGTAGCGGTAGGCCCGCAAAAAGGAAGAAGAGAAACGCAGCCGACAAACGGGAGCGGAAGCGAGGGGGATGAATAAAACCGTTCATAATGAAACTGTTTGGTGGGTGAAAAATTATGGTTTCAATTATGTTGAACGCATTGACAAGCAGGTGTTCGGTCCTGTTGTCTTTGCGCTGAACGGTTGGATGTGCGAACGTGCCGACATTTAGGAGGCATTTTCGCACATCCGTTGTTAGTGGCATTATTAGAGGCTGTTTTAAAACTCGTGCCGGAACGGGAAGGCTCAGATTTTGGGGATAGTCAAGGCTCATTTTTTGGCTAATATCGGGGCATATTCGTCCAAAAATAGCAGATGGATAGCGCCAAAAGATGGTATTCCCGCCCGGTGAGGGGTTTTAAAACAGCCTCTTAGAAACGATCGCCCAAACTTAACCCCATTTGATGAGCGTTCTATACACATAATTTCTTGCGGGCTGATTTAATAAAGGCACAGAAGAACGAGCGGTTTCCACGAATTTGGCTGGCTTAACACTGCCTTTCATCGGTGAGCAGGGGCCACCTCGTCTTTCAACCATGATATGGATGCACTAACTGGCGCAGCCTCAATCGTTTTTCTTAACGAACATAAAAGGAAAGGCCTTTCCATCATTACCCCACACCACGCCCCAATAACTGCCCGGATTTAGCCCAGAAACATCTATCAACAACAAACCGTCGGCTGTGGATTGTTTGGGGCTGAATGTACATGCACCCAAGGCGCTATAAATCCGAACCTGATAGGTCGGCTCGGTCACATTGACCGGAATATCAATATAAAGCCAGTCGGCTGTCGGATTGGGGAATACGGAGGCGAGCGCCCGTTTTTCGGGGAGGGTCGTCGAAGACAGGTCGCAGTTTTCGTCAGGCTTCATGTATACGATTTCCCCGTTAACCGAATAACACACGATATAATCCGATGGGCCATCAAGCGGATTGATGCACTGTACTTCCGAGTGAAAGAAAATCTGCATATCGCCAATACCTTCTACGACAGTGACCGGGGGGGCAGTCGGATCGGTCGCACATTGCACCGTCATGGTTTTGCGCGGTAAACTGTCGTCAAAAATAGCCGTTCCCAGCGCTAAGACAGTCCGGGCGCCCTGGTTGGCACTCTGGTTGGAGGGTAGCGTATCATTGGTGCCGAGGTTCAGATTGTATACTACTTCACCGGCAGAAGTATATACGATGCCGTTTTCCTCCCGGTAATACCGCCCCGTGGCTTTAAATCCATAGAAACTATCGGTATATGTCAATTCATAATGGTGTTTTCCATTGATCAACACAGAGTCGGGGGAGAAACGGTACTTCCTGCGGGAAATCAGGAAAAGTTCGTAATGCTTCACCGTCCATTCGTTGCTAGGGGATACGATAGGCAAATAATCTGAATTTTGAACAACGTCCCGGAAATATCCGCTGACCGGTGAAACGCAATCGTTGCTACCAGCCTGCAATGGCCAGGCTTTCTGGCTCCGGTTCATACTAAGCTCCGTGATAGGATCGGACATCAACGCTTCTCCTGCAGTCGCGACGCTCCCGCCGGGTAGTTCGAGTACGCGGGCGAAGAAATACGGTTGTGCCAAGACGAGTTGAGGGAAGAGAAAAACAAGGACAATGTAAATGTGTCGCATGGCTAATTTTAGTTTAAGGCTCCGTGTATTCTCAAAGGAATGCGCCGGAACGCTTGGTGAAAGATATTGCGTTAGTTTATGATCATCCGTGGGTTCGATGGCTTTTATCTATTTATTATTATTTTAAATGACTTTTGGGTTTTGTTTTTAAAATAGGCAGTGCCAATATAAAACCCATTTGGAAGATGCGAGACATCTATTTTGCCTTCACTCAAAATTTTTTGATTGCTCAACATGAGGTGTCCAGTTGCATCGAATATGTTGACGCTGTTGATTAGGGATATATCCTCCATGTCAAAAAGCAGCACGTCCGATGCCGGGTTCGGATAGACTTTCATTTCAAGCAAAACAACGTCCTTCGACGAGCTCGTGTAGCACCCGTCCACATCGGGCCGCTTATAGAGCAGCTGGCCGTTGGTGCTGAAACATCTAATGAAAGCGGGCGGGAAGTCTTCTCCCAGGGAACAGAAGACCTCCGTCCAGAACAGGCGCGCCACGTCCCCCATCCCCTCTATCCACATGGTTGTGTCAACGCATTGGGTGCTTTTGAGCAAGAGAAATTTTCTCGGTACGCCGTCCAGCAGTTCTATAGTGCCCACCTGTACAATTTTCCTGTCGCCTTGTCCCAAGGCAGGGTCAGGAACGAGCGTGTCGCCAACCCCGAAATCCATATCATAGACCAGGCGCTCGGGCTGGTTTCCGTTTACCCATATTTTGAACACTTTCCCGTTATCCTCACGTAAATATTCGCCCGTGGACTGCCATGGCCCGCCGCTCATGCTTTTGGAATAGAGCAATTGCCGGTAATACTTGCCTGACAAAAGGGTAGAGTCAGATGAAAAGGTATATCGCCGTATTTCTGGCGGAAACGGGGGAAGCAGATAATCTGCCACCCATTCGTTGTCGGGCGTTACGAGCGGTATGTAGTTGTCTTTTGTGACAATGTCCTGAATGTAGCCGCAATCATCCCAAAGACAGCCCTCGCTGCTAGTTCGCACAAGCCAGATATCGAAATTGAAGGGATTGGCTGGCGGAGCTCCGCCCACATATTTGTGGACGTAACCCGCGGCCAACAGGTCACCGCCGGGCAGCTCGGCCAAGTCTTTGAATCCTGCTTGATAAGGGAAGTCCTCCGGAAGGGTCGGGGCAAAATTTTGGTTCACCCGAAACGCCCTTTTCCATTTCAGGACGCCCTGCGGGCTTATCCGTGCGATGAATCCGGACTGGCCAAGTTTGTCGCCAACCGCCGATATGGCGCCCGCCACAACAAGGTCGCCGTTTTGTGCCACCATTAATTTGCTGATGTGGTACAGGCGTTGCCCTATTGTGGAATCAATCTTCATGTCCCATATAACTTGGCCAGCGGGCCTCCTCGCCACAACATGGACGTGTGAATAGTCGCTCTGATAAACATGGTACAGCGTGGAATCCGCTGCGGCAGCCAGGCAGGAGCGGGTGTCATCGACGGAGAAGTCCGGCCCGAACCATTCGAATACCTTTTGGTACCCTTTGTCAAACCCGTAAATCACGTGGCGGTTCTCCAGATAAGGAAACGGGACGTTTGAGACAAGGTATCTTTCGAGAAAGGATACATAAAGAATCGAGTCGGAGCCGACCGCAAGGTCTTCAATCTTGAGAAAAGCGCCGGAGGTGGGCGGGATTATAAGAACGGTATCTGTTTGAAGGTTGTCGTTCAAAACAAAAAAAACAGCGTTTTCCTGGTCTTTGTACCACCCCGTGTAAGGGACAAAGGTTTGGCTGTCCAAAACCTGGCATCCCATGAAAAATTTGTCTCCAAATTTTATCGCTTTTTTTATTGTATGGCTATAATACCTATCGTCTGGAATAGTTAACAAAATCGAAGTGTCCTGTTGGAGCGACAACTTATTTATCACATTAACCGTGATATTTTTTAGGTCTGGCACATCTTGGGAAGACAGCAATAGTCTGGTAGGCTCCGAATAAATAAAATTTACACCACTTTCTACCTCATTAAAATACTTGGCATCAGCAATGACATCGGTGCTGTAGTCGTATTTTAAAACAGAGGAATACAAAAAACTATCCGTATTGCCTATCGTCCTTGCCCGTATCAAAAGTGTGTCGCCCACAAGAATCATGGCATCTGCCAATTCCTGTTTTCCATCGAAGGGGTCTATGATTTTTGAATACCAGTTTTGGCCAGTCACCGTAGCACATTGAAAAGCCAGCAGGATAAAAATTATATTTTTCATGGCACATAGAATTGTGCTCTGGGCATCGTCGAAACGACACCCAGAGCAGGTTTATGTTTAGTTGGACACTACTAGTTTTGACAAGAAAAGCGTATAGCCGAACCCGTCCCGGACTGTCAGGAAATACAGGCCGGGCGACAAGCGTTCGCTACCAATGCCGTACACCCCGTCGGTTGAAACATTGACGTTGTGGACAAGCCTGCCAAACGTATCTGTCAGGGTGGCGCTATGTGCAGCGCCTTGCGGCAAGCCCTCAATCCTTAGGTTGAAAATCCCGTTGCCGGAAGGGTTGGGATAGACCAGCATGACCAAGGATGCGACATCAGAGGAAAGGGACTCGCTCCGCTCCTCCGTTCCGACCTCCGGTATCTCGACCTCAATACGCTCGCCGGTCAGCACCTCGTAAAGCGAACGGGCATAGCCGTCAAAAGGCCCGTCGAGTGTGCCCACGCTGTACAGGTAGTTTTTGGTTGTCTCGCCAAGTACGTAATGCCTTGTGTCTCCTAAGTAATCGAGGTTGATATGCTGCACGGCCACGAAGTCGGATTCCTCGCGCGTCTGCGGTACAAGATTATTCAAAAAGGTTCTTGCCCTGCTCAACTCTCCGTAATGCACCATGATGCCGTAGGCGGTCGTCCTGTCCTTGAAGTCCATGCCGGCGGACGTGTAGAAAGCGATCGCATTTTCCTTGCCGGCCCCAAGGTCTTCCGATTCGGGGTCGAGCATTTTTTGGCCAATGAGCGACTCCAAGATTTTTATGCAGCGTTCGAGCGTCTTGACGGCTACCACGCTGCTGCCCGACGGTAGCGCGGCGAGTTCCTGCAGCATTAGTAGCCGTTGCTGTTGCAAGGAGGCAATCGAAAGGCTCTCGTCGAGGTCGCAGTAGTATTCGTCTTCACTCCCAATCAAACCGCTCGGGCCGCAAGCCAAAGGATTGTCAATGTTAGCAGTAGTCGATAATGTTACATTTTTCAAATTGACAGGGTACTTGCAGGATGTGGTCGGCGTGCCTGTTTTGATGTAGTAGGTGATTGTGCTCGTGCCTGCGTCGTTGTCAATCTCTGGCTTCCCGTTTTTGGTAAAGCAGTTGCCGGCCGCCACGCCGCCATCCTCTCCCTGTGCCGGGAAAATATCGCCGTCCGATACAACGATGTCCACCAATTGGTTGGCCGAAAAACAGTTGTCCCAGTAGCGCAGGCCGGAGTTTTGCTTCACGGAATGTGCGCCGAGGTAGGAGGACTGTATTTCGTTGTCTTTGACGTGATTGAAACTGGTGCCGCCACTGTGCAGCTCGACTGAGGTGATATGACCGGAAAAGCGGTTGTTCTCGATGTACAGCAGGCCGTTGCCGTTTTGGTGGAGTCCCCTGTTGTCGCCATAGAAAATGTTGTTGAATACCCGGAGCGGTTCCACATTGCCGGCAGACTTTATGTTTATTCCCATGTCCTGACAGTTGAACGTATTGCTGCCAAGCCCCTTTCTGCCGATTTTGGATGCAAAAACAATGGGGTAGGTGGTAATCACGTCCACGCCGATGGGCTGTTGCTCGAAGGTGTTGGATTCGCGGACGACAGTCTCGCAGTCGTAGGGCAAGATGCTGCGTTTTGCGATTTTTTTGAAGGTGCAGTTGTCAAAGGTAACGCCGTCGTCGGCCCAGATAGTGACACCTTCGTGCAGATTTTCAAAGGTGACGTTTTTGAACTTGCTTTTGTCTTTAATGCCGCCCTGACCATACCGCATGAATTCCACGGCACGCACG
This genomic interval from Saprospiraceae bacterium contains the following:
- a CDS encoding T9SS type A sorting domain-containing protein → MKLFSIFFFCSVLLASLSAQNQPVQLWQAAEYVKSMNIKGPTISLDKFQNTYMLTNQTDESPFGGFTLVKYDTLGNVLWKRHSQVGIIGILYGSFTVDSLGNAYVGQWYDGGLPGYDADAALIKYAPDGTKQWEANYGLDQSGDSYLYYSEMDTLNGRLLTLGMNLHETDPAENFLFVQAVDTSDGSVIWRTKISGVFRPQNLRIQQEHIQLLSTQYKPDSKYFVNTLVDFDGNITAQYEKPYSGYEIDFNYISRTGDVVFGNRAFGYNVTRVNIQGDTLWAYVHPLNSGTNKNWVRSVVEDDSLNVYATGSIELPGFALDMVTCKINRYGELKWEDISRSTNDEFGDGGNKVNLCKLNLLVSGFTKLENGDDVGIVRVYKHDDGSIEQDVIISSQNAYSIDNSFKSTGNLFYVGIGYQGQMPANNILALTGCFSLPKISSSTNDFEHINSINVFPNPTVEAILISDIDTNIFFKISVCDMNGKVILNKKIEAAQEKISLSNFPSGLYTVCVHGKNLQVNKKVIKI
- a CDS encoding zinc-dependent metalloprotease; translated protein: MGYTNFYAGFWYSAFPSYDLYHPPMWHAPDAYLWYINGLDHLGGLWWLHTDNVPWMAGTLLHEYGHYFNLTHVSCQNNIMRSGGQNLTRLAFTGCQVREMYQTLMTKNLRKYVQCEDVLNFDLVVDNNETWAMNLKVLGNVRIKDGATLTITCEVHMGPNSRIIVERGGRLVLDGGLITGDCPGRWGVIRVEGDVPGQQAQSGKVVLKNGAVIEHARDAISMNPYHLPWDNGGLQNYYGGVVEAENSTIRNCVRAVEFMRYGQGGIKDKSKFKNVTFENLHEGVTIWADDGVTFDNCTFKKIAKRSILPYDCETVVRESNTFEQQPIGVDVITTYPIVFASKIGRKGLGSNTFNCQDMGINIKSAGNVEPLRVFNNIFYGDNRGLHQNGNGLLYIENNRFSGHITSVELHSGGTSFNHVKDNEIQSSYLGAHSVKQNSGLRYWDNCFSANQLVDIVVSDGDIFPAQGEDGGVAAGNCFTKNGKPEIDNDAGTSTITYYIKTGTPTTSCKYPVNLKNVTLSTTANIDNPLACGPSGLIGSEDEYYCDLDESLSIASLQQQRLLMLQELAALPSGSSVVAVKTLERCIKILESLIGQKMLDPESEDLGAGKENAIAFYTSAGMDFKDRTTAYGIMVHYGELSRARTFLNNLVPQTREESDFVAVQHINLDYLGDTRHYVLGETTKNYLYSVGTLDGPFDGYARSLYEVLTGERIEVEIPEVGTEERSESLSSDVASLVMLVYPNPSGNGIFNLRIEGLPQGAAHSATLTDTFGRLVHNVNVSTDGVYGIGSERLSPGLYFLTVRDGFGYTLFLSKLVVSN
- a CDS encoding T9SS type A sorting domain-containing protein; amino-acid sequence: MRHIYIVLVFLFPQLVLAQPYFFARVLELPGGSVATAGEALMSDPITELSMNRSQKAWPLQAGSNDCVSPVSGYFRDVVQNSDYLPIVSPSNEWTVKHYELFLISRRKYRFSPDSVLINGKHHYELTYTDSFYGFKATGRYYREENGIVYTSAGEVVYNLNLGTNDTLPSNQSANQGARTVLALGTAIFDDSLPRKTMTVQCATDPTAPPVTVVEGIGDMQIFFHSEVQCINPLDGPSDYIVCYSVNGEIVYMKPDENCDLSSTTLPEKRALASVFPNPTADWLYIDIPVNVTEPTYQVRIYSALGACTFSPKQSTADGLLLIDVSGLNPGSYWGVVWGNDGKAFPFMFVKKND
- a CDS encoding T9SS type A sorting domain-containing protein, encoding MKNIIFILLAFQCATVTGQNWYSKIIDPFDGKQELADAMILVGDTLLIRARTIGNTDSFLYSSVLKYDYSTDVIADAKYFNEVESGVNFIYSEPTRLLLSSQDVPDLKNITVNVINKLSLQQDTSILLTIPDDRYYSHTIKKAIKFGDKFFMGCQVLDSQTFVPYTGWYKDQENAVFFVLNDNLQTDTVLIIPPTSGAFLKIEDLAVGSDSILYVSFLERYLVSNVPFPYLENRHVIYGFDKGYQKVFEWFGPDFSVDDTRSCLAAAADSTLYHVYQSDYSHVHVVARRPAGQVIWDMKIDSTIGQRLYHISKLMVAQNGDLVVAGAISAVGDKLGQSGFIARISPQGVLKWKRAFRVNQNFAPTLPEDFPYQAGFKDLAELPGGDLLAAGYVHKYVGGAPPANPFNFDIWLVRTSSEGCLWDDCGYIQDIVTKDNYIPLVTPDNEWVADYLLPPFPPEIRRYTFSSDSTLLSGKYYRQLLYSKSMSGGPWQSTGEYLREDNGKVFKIWVNGNQPERLVYDMDFGVGDTLVPDPALGQGDRKIVQVGTIELLDGVPRKFLLLKSTQCVDTTMWIEGMGDVARLFWTEVFCSLGEDFPPAFIRCFSTNGQLLYKRPDVDGCYTSSSKDVVLLEMKVYPNPASDVLLFDMEDISLINSVNIFDATGHLMLSNQKILSEGKIDVSHLPNGFYIGTAYFKNKTQKSFKIIINR